The genomic DNA ttttttccaagagtgaaaatcaaaatgacactgaaaaatataaaggaagGGAACTCTCACTGAGATTGCTTATAGAATTATGACAAGAGTGAAAGTTGGTAAAAATAACCAAATATTAATAGCCTTTTTGCaaactaaaaacagaagaaaataagtaaaaacttTATTCTCCTACAATTTTATACCACATGTTCACTGGAAATGAATGCCTTGTTCATATCCTTTCAACTTTGGAGACAGAATTGACTCTTTCTAACTGTACTACAGTATATGTAAGAATGACCTGGTCAACTTCTTAAGCTGTGATTCCTGGACCCcagccccagagattctgattgaGTGGACCTGGAGGGAGTCAGAAAATTAACATTTCTAATGAGCTACGTTTCTGGTGAGACTGATGCTTCAGTTCTGAGTAACTTTTATGAGTAACACTACTACAGATTACAATGCTGTGATGTGTCAACCTGTGAATTTTAATGTCTTACAGAAAGTATGAAAACCTTAAATCTAATTTCCCTGTACAGTTTGACTCAATGAATCACTTGACTCAATTTCACCCTCTCTCTGTTTAGTAACAAGCCACTGATGGTTATTCATCACTTGGAGGACTGTCAGTACTGCCAAGGTAATTTATGCTTTTGAGATCGTACTGTATTTTCAATATGAAGTAAGACAGTGACCTAGTTAAAAATTAAGAAGGCActcgaaattaaaaaaaaaaagacaactgatGGAGTACCACCGTTTTACTAAGGAGCTTACTGACTACAACGATTGTTAGCAATCtactgaatatatttatattatgtgtcCTTCAGGATTTTATATCCCTCTGCATCCTCTGCCCCCCAGAAAGGTGGGAAAACTGgctgaaaagatgatgctttaaCCAATGAGTCAATGAATTAAGTAACATTATAAAACTGGTGATTTCAATGCGATTATCCCTTGATGTTCCCCCCGACCTTGGATAGACTGTGTCCCTCATTGCTTTCCAATGAGAGACAGAGTAGCAATGCGCCAATGAACTATTAACATCCAAGTTATAGAAGCAAACAAATGCAAAATGTTAGCTTTATTTTGctacattattttaaagtaatcttAATCCATGAAACTAACTGGCATTATATCTTTCCCCACAGCACTAAAAAAAGTGTTtgcccaaaataaagaaatacaagaaatggCTCAGAATAATTTCATCATGCTGAATCTCATGGTACATGatctctacaatttttttttaatatttcaattcaATGGAAAAGTTTAATCtcttttagtctttatttcaAGGCAAAAAGAGCTATACAGTATTAGTGGACATAGAATGTTATATAGAATTGTAAGAGGCTAAAATATACAATTTACTGAAAACCTGTTTatgtaaagtatttttaaatcaacTGTTAAAAACAATCCAatccaataacatttttttttcttcttttgctagcATGAGACCACAGATAAGAATTTATCACCTGATGGACAGTATGTGCCTAGAATCATGTTTGTGGGTAATTGTGTAATCTCTTTCCATCAGATTTACAAAATCAGTAGCcttcttgcttttatttactttcaaatgTTAGTTCATTTGAAACTATTCCTTTTAATACTATTTGAAGTACTATTCCTTTTAAAGGGGAGTCATTAGTAACCCAGTCAACAACAGCTCTTGTTCAACAATCAAACTCATTATATCTATATTTGCAACTTATAAatattgaagttttatttttaaattaactcatGCTATTAAATCAATCCCCAAAATACTTTCAGTACAGTTCTCTAAACTATGTTGATAGAGAGCTGTAGCACACTAAAATGGAAATTCTGATTAACTCATCATGAATTAACATGTATGAAAACTGATTTAGTTTGTAAATATGCTTAACATTTGTTTCAGAGCTAGAGGCATGAATGATTTTcagaactcttaaaaaaatatgtaagtaaCTTATTTTTTGTGGGCAGATCCTTCTTTAACAGTCAGAGCTGATATAACTGGAAGATACTCGAACAGATTATATACATATGAACCTCAGGATTTACCACTATGtaagtattttcaaattatcttAAACAGTGATGCTAGCAACACTTGACAGTTAGAAGGGTGAGTGATGCCCTCCATCAGCACTTTCCCTCAAACAGTGATTCCCACCCATCACAGTTCCAGGGATTGGCAGTGGTGGTTGTGGTTaaaatgcaaactcttagctcCAATTGACATCAGAATTTCTGGGACAACTtggaatctatttttttaatggggaTCTCTAACAGTCCTTGTGATCACTAAATGTTAAGACCATCAAACAGGATAGAGTACACATTAAAATTACACTTTAAGAAAGCCAGTCCATTCTTCTCATATCAAAGATCATACGTGATTTCCTCAAAGTGATTAACAATTAAATCTCTTCCTCAGTCTGACTTGGGACTTTCATTCTTAACAACATTCACAATCAATCAGCTATGCTTAATAAGATAGCTATGCttgccatggagaaggaaatggcaacccactccagtagtcttgcctggagaatcccatggacaaaggaacctggcgggctacagtccatggggttgcaaagagtcagacacaactgagcgactaacacacacaacacacacacatgcttgtcATATCCAATGAAACGAACACAAAATAATCAGTTAACAAAACAGATACCCCCTCAAATCCCTCTGATAAAATTCTTTAACGTAAAGTTAATTAATCAGCTCTTAAAGGTCTAATCCCTAAATTTATGTGTACACATTTATATAATAGTTTTTAATATTGCAGATAAATCCCCACATCTTTATAGTTGTTAAACAGGTTGATTTTAGATTCACAGTTAATTGTAAAATTTTATACTCTCATttactaataatatatatttactttattacAGTGATAGAAAACATGAAGAAAGCATTAAAACTTATTCAATCCGAGTTATAATATATTACCTCTAAGAGGTTAAAAGTCATGAAGAAAAACTTCTGGTTAACTGACTAAAACTAAATGGGTGGGTACATGAATTCTGTAACATTATCATTTAGATTCTTAATGTGCTTGAATATTCTTATGAAGGTAAAATGATATTTCAATAAAAGTCAAAACCTGAGTCAATGTTGTGGTTTGCCTGCACTGGTAGCAAAGAAAGCCTTTCACGAGCTGATAGTTACAGTGGAGACCTAAGAAAAAGGCATCTACATTGGTTGTTTCTATTTTCTGATCTATCATTCCTTCCACCAAATAATCTAATCTTATTTCTGACCCTTCTATTACATAGAACATGCAAGCTTAGGTCATGCCTGATCTTCATGTCCCCAAAGCAAACAGATTCATCTCTATCCATTTATTGTTTAAACTTTTAGCAGCGCAACTCTTAGAATTAaccatttacttctttttatctctaattataataaatttaaataatattttaaaactttaaatatattttttattaggtGGATATTTAACACAATAATTTTAAGAAGAACAAAACTGTCTCCAGAATATTAAAGAATTCCTCCAGCTAACTAGCTGAAGAGGAATCTATACACTCTGAGATTATCAAACGTTCAACCACCAACTTAATTCTTCACAGGAAGCTCCTGGAGGATCATATCCATGTCTTCTATTCCTTCAAATAACAGTCCCCCTAAATCCTAATTTTTTATGAACAAAATTTCCATCATCAGTTGGAGTAATTCTAATTACTGATGAAAATCTCTGAGAGCTtcagaagatggcggaggagtaggacagagagaacactttctccccacaaattcatcaaaagagcatttaaacgtcgagtaaattccacaaaacaacttctgaatgccgcagaggacatcaggcacccagaaaagcaatccaactcttcaaaggaggtaggaaaaaatataaaagacaaaaaaaaaaacaaagagggagggacggagctccgtccagGGAAGGGAgtattaaaagagagaagtttccaaacaccaggaaaccttctcactgccgaatctgtgctgagctttggaagcacagagggcaacataacaggaagaaaaaaaataaataaacaattaaaactcaagattgcgagtcctacggtaactccccagtggagaaccagcgcagacgcctgcaggcgccattaacaagcggggctgggcagggaggcgcagcgcggctGCATCGCTAgtgtaagaatctggcctgaataccctgagcactatctgagcgaaataatttgggctaacaaaccagactgtgggatatctactacgcgaaaagccagccccaacctaagaccgccaggccagccacggaacaaagaattgaacagagatagccggctgcagaccttcctccggtgataggcagccagagccggaagggggcaatcgcagccccagagagacattatctataaaactgtaagcaggctttttgctaactaaaacttcttggggtctggacggttaacatctgcctaagaaggtgcgccgttttgcgcccagataaccgaaagtggcgggaggcgataagtcgcagcattggcgccgccaaacacctcatcacttgagctgctcggacctgggaagagcacaatactcaggcccaactgagtctgcgcctgaggactatccgagtgcctgaacctgagcggcttggacctgggaggtacatgcaacccagggccagcctcggattgttcccggcggaacaacctagagcccgagcagtgtgggcaggaggctacacgcgcagtgagcggggcagacccagtgtggctgaggcactgcgagcgcacgctagtgttatttgcttgcagcatccctccctccctccccacagcgactgaacaaagagaagaaatacagttccacccatcagaacactgacacaagcttccctaaccaggaaaccttgacaagccacctgtacaaacccacacacagtgaggaatagccacaataaagagaactccacaaactgccagaatacagaaaggacaccccatactcagcaatttaaacaagatgaagagacagaggaatagccagcagataaaggaacaggataaatgcccaccaaaccaaacaaaagaggaagagataggaatctacctgataaagaattccgaataatgatagtgaaattgatccaaaatctagaaattaaaatggaatcacagataaatagcttggagacaaggatt from Bos mutus isolate GX-2022 chromosome 4, NWIPB_WYAK_1.1, whole genome shotgun sequence includes the following:
- the AGR3 gene encoding anterior gradient protein 3 produces the protein MMSHSVLVLCLLSITVSSNLAIAIKREKRPPQTLSRGWGDDITWVQTYEEGLFHTQKSNKPLMVIHHLEDCQYCQALKKVFAQNKEIQEMAQNNFIMLNLMHETTDKNLSPDGQYVPRIMFVDPSLTVRADITGRYSNRLYTYEPQDLPLLIENMKKALKLIQSEL